One genomic window of Helicobacter canis includes the following:
- a CDS encoding lipid A biosynthesis lauroyl acyltransferase, which produces MNIVGVLLGAFVGVLGSILAIVPHRVFLLCVKSLGFLMCLLDNKRRYNDALTNLDFIYGDSLTLAQKRAIIKRCYQNFAFVILESIRIPKIPYHIHKQRFDIIDEHYILDSLRKDGSAVLVSGHFGYWEALATFLPPRLEPSKMASLGRLTGIDSIDKLIISRRELQGVRFIDKAGAFRNLLRFYTQGNAVAGILVDQSISSNEGVCVEFLGKKASHTPIASVLSRRFNIAIVPVFIDMNKDYSRFVMRFFPPIYAPHTQDPTSDLAQATQAQADITSKVVRSNPASWFWFHRRFKDYYPNLYAKKP; this is translated from the coding sequence ATGAATATAGTTGGCGTATTGCTTGGAGCATTTGTGGGCGTGCTAGGATCAATCCTTGCGATCGTGCCACATCGAGTGTTTTTGCTCTGTGTGAAAAGCCTTGGATTTTTAATGTGTCTTTTGGACAACAAACGCCGCTATAATGACGCGCTGACAAATTTGGATTTTATCTATGGAGATTCTCTAACTCTCGCCCAAAAGCGCGCGATCATCAAGCGTTGCTACCAGAATTTTGCCTTTGTGATTTTAGAGAGCATTAGAATCCCCAAAATCCCCTACCATATCCACAAACAACGCTTTGATATTATCGATGAGCATTACATACTAGATAGCTTGCGTAAAGATGGTAGTGCTGTGCTTGTATCGGGGCATTTTGGATATTGGGAGGCATTGGCGACTTTTCTCCCCCCTCGTCTAGAGCCAAGCAAAATGGCAAGCCTAGGGCGACTCACAGGGATTGATAGTATCGATAAGCTTATTATTTCTCGTAGGGAGCTGCAAGGCGTGCGCTTTATTGATAAGGCAGGGGCATTTAGAAATTTACTTAGATTCTACACGCAGGGCAATGCTGTGGCTGGGATCTTAGTGGATCAAAGTATCTCATCAAATGAAGGCGTATGTGTGGAGTTTTTAGGAAAGAAAGCAAGCCACACGCCCATAGCTTCTGTGCTTTCACGCCGATTTAATATCGCCATTGTGCCGGTGTTTATCGATATGAATAAAGACTACTCGCGCTTTGTTATGCGCTTTTTTCCGCCTATTTATGCGCCACACACACAAGATCCCACAAGCGATCTAGCGCAAGCCACACAAGCTCAAGCAGATATTACAAGCAAAGTCGTGCGTAGCAATCCAGCAAGCTGGTTTTGGTTCCATCGGAGGTTTAAGGACTACTACCCAAATCTCTATGCCAAAAAGCCCTAG
- a CDS encoding YfhL family 4Fe-4S dicluster ferredoxin, with translation MSLMINDECIACDACLEECPNDAIVEGDPIYTIDPDCCTECVGYYDEPSCVSVCPKDAIIPDPDNSESLEELKYKFEQLNKGE, from the coding sequence ATGAGCTTAATGATCAATGATGAATGTATCGCTTGCGATGCGTGCCTAGAAGAATGCCCAAATGATGCGATCGTAGAGGGCGATCCAATTTATACGATTGATCCAGATTGCTGCACAGAGTGTGTGGGGTATTATGATGAGCCAAGCTGTGTGAGTGTCTGCCCTAAAGATGCCATTATCCCAGATCCGGATAATAGCGAGAGCTTAGAAGAGCTGAAATACAAATTTGAGCAGCTTAACAAAGGCGAGTAA
- a CDS encoding substrate-binding domain-containing protein, with the protein MRTFAFPKALKKFVLAFSLCSVTLASAAPINLVSREEGSGTRGAFVEIFDLLQKQGDKKIDMTSPRAEITNSTAVMLTTIARNKNAIGYVSLGALNDSVKALNIDGVAPSVENIKSKKYTISRPFLVITAKPNPLADDFLGFIGSDKVQDTIVKAGYIPTEAKAYTPKNPEGKIVIAGSSSVTPLMEKLKELYIAQNPKATIEVQQSDSTTGVNATVQGIAHIGMVSRELKDSELAKGVKPRVLALDGLAVIVNPKNSLSNLSKAQVKDIFSGSIKDWDLK; encoded by the coding sequence ATGAGAACATTTGCTTTCCCAAAAGCGTTGAAGAAATTTGTCTTGGCGTTTAGCCTATGCTCTGTAACACTTGCTAGTGCTGCACCTATCAATCTCGTATCTCGAGAAGAAGGCTCAGGCACTAGGGGAGCGTTTGTAGAGATTTTTGACCTCTTGCAAAAACAAGGTGATAAAAAGATCGATATGACTTCACCACGCGCAGAGATCACAAACTCCACTGCCGTTATGCTCACTACAATCGCACGCAACAAAAACGCGATCGGCTATGTATCGCTTGGCGCATTAAACGATAGCGTAAAAGCCCTAAACATCGATGGTGTAGCCCCAAGTGTAGAAAATATCAAGAGCAAGAAATACACCATCTCTCGCCCATTCCTTGTCATCACAGCCAAGCCAAACCCACTTGCAGATGACTTCCTAGGCTTCATCGGCTCAGACAAAGTGCAAGACACTATCGTCAAAGCTGGCTATATCCCAACAGAAGCTAAAGCATACACGCCTAAAAACCCCGAGGGCAAAATCGTCATCGCTGGCTCTAGCTCTGTAACACCTCTTATGGAAAAGCTCAAAGAACTCTACATCGCCCAGAATCCAAAAGCCACGATCGAAGTGCAGCAATCAGATTCTACAACGGGAGTTAATGCCACAGTGCAAGGTATCGCACATATCGGTATGGTAAGCCGCGAGCTAAAAGATAGCGAGCTAGCAAAGGGTGTAAAGCCACGCGTCCTTGCTCTTGATGGTCTAGCAGTGATTGTCAATCCAAAAAACTCTCTTAGCAATCTCTCAAAAGCTCAAGTCAAAGACATCTTTAGCGGTAGTATTAAAGATTGGGATCTTAAATAA
- a CDS encoding Ppx/GppA phosphatase family protein has protein sequence MAKITAVIDIGSNSARMAIFEKTSRYGFRLIYECKSRVRISQGCYENDGFLQEAPMRRAINALKEFHAIAKKYTARKLLCVATSAVRDAPNRAEFLHRARKESGIKIKVIDGAKEAWYGGLACANLSHRKSGITIDIGGGSTECAIIENGDIKEVISLHLGTIRLKELFFDRKSLDEAKQFVKQELQKIPPHFTHDNIFGIGGTIRALAKITSRQRKYPIKTIHGYEIAIKDAKSFIQTIYKAKEEDLGGLGVSLDRRDNIRSGALIFSMLLEHFGAKCITASGVGVREGVFLADMLRTQKYRFPQGIYPSLIALQDRFKVRTKWGKSIAKEANAIFDALASVHRLDESNKRYLHIVSQLCDVGGFLNFYGRTDHGAYFLLHGLDYGFSHTDRAVLCLLLEYINKRIPKDDAIAHITDIMPPIEHLQWLSFILSLAYALCLTGDHCLQYSFENNTLFITADSKLVLARESIAHIIPPAQLSVIIS, from the coding sequence ATGGCAAAAATTACTGCAGTGATTGACATTGGCTCAAACTCTGCAAGGATGGCGATTTTTGAAAAGACAAGTCGCTATGGATTCCGGCTTATTTATGAGTGCAAATCACGCGTGCGGATTTCTCAAGGCTGCTATGAAAATGACGGATTCTTGCAAGAAGCCCCTATGCGCCGTGCGATCAACGCACTTAAAGAATTCCACGCTATCGCTAAAAAATACACCGCTAGAAAGCTACTTTGCGTAGCAACTTCAGCTGTGCGCGATGCGCCTAATCGCGCAGAATTTCTCCACAGAGCTAGAAAAGAGAGTGGGATAAAAATAAAAGTCATCGATGGGGCAAAAGAAGCGTGGTATGGTGGGCTAGCGTGTGCTAATCTCTCTCATAGAAAAAGTGGCATTACCATTGATATAGGTGGGGGTAGCACGGAGTGTGCGATCATAGAAAATGGCGACATCAAGGAAGTCATATCGCTGCATTTAGGCACAATCCGCTTAAAGGAGCTGTTTTTTGACCGAAAATCCCTAGATGAAGCAAAGCAGTTTGTCAAACAAGAGCTGCAAAAAATCCCCCCGCATTTCACCCACGATAATATCTTTGGTATCGGTGGGACGATCCGCGCACTAGCCAAAATCACAAGCAGGCAAAGAAAATACCCGATAAAAACCATCCACGGCTATGAAATCGCTATCAAAGATGCAAAATCCTTTATCCAGACTATCTATAAGGCAAAAGAAGAAGATCTAGGAGGGCTTGGGGTATCGCTAGATCGGCGCGATAATATCCGCTCAGGTGCGCTAATATTCTCTATGCTACTAGAGCATTTTGGGGCAAAATGTATCACAGCAAGCGGTGTGGGGGTGCGAGAAGGAGTGTTTCTAGCTGATATGCTACGCACGCAAAAATACCGCTTCCCACAAGGGATCTATCCGTCGCTTATCGCCTTGCAAGATCGCTTCAAAGTGCGCACCAAATGGGGAAAATCAATCGCTAAAGAAGCTAATGCGATCTTTGATGCGCTCGCTAGCGTGCATAGACTTGATGAAAGCAACAAGCGATATTTGCATATTGTGTCGCAATTATGCGATGTGGGAGGGTTTTTGAATTTTTATGGGCGGACGGATCACGGAGCGTATTTTTTGCTACACGGGCTTGATTATGGATTCTCACATACTGATAGAGCAGTGCTATGTCTCTTGCTTGAATACATCAACAAACGCATACCCAAAGATGACGCTATAGCCCATATCACAGATATTATGCCACCTATTGAGCATTTGCAATGGCTAAGCTTTATCCTATCGCTTGCGTATGCTTTATGTCTCACTGGTGATCATTGCTTGCAATATAGCTTTGAGAACAACACGCTTTTTATCACTGCAGATTCTAAGCTAGTGCTAGCTAGAGAATCTATCGCGCATATAATTCCACCAGCACAGCTTAGCGTGATCATCTCCTAG
- a CDS encoding M23 family metallopeptidase, with product MRRYWILLLACAILAVALESTAKANGTHATHTAYNGKLFIAYSSSPNPTPLAIDKRTITWLKHPTQPKQKIALVPIGYHTKPAVVRLSSDLAITIQQAPYKQESIKVLDSSKIHPSKKEQKRIAKEREEVLAIYKHNRKATYWTKPFAYPVKRVTITSPFGGARVFNGEVHSFHSGTDFRAPQGTPIYAVNDGVVVLAKDRFISGKSVVIDHGNGIYTTYFHNSKLLVRAGKFVRKGEKIALSGATGRVSGAHLHFGVVCNGVQIDPLDFIKQINALFGVSSSI from the coding sequence ATGCGCAGATATTGGATTTTACTTCTTGCCTGTGCGATCCTTGCAGTAGCTCTAGAATCCACCGCAAAGGCTAATGGCACTCACGCCACACATACTGCCTATAATGGCAAGCTTTTTATCGCTTATAGCAGTAGTCCCAATCCCACCCCGCTAGCAATAGATAAGCGCACAATCACTTGGCTTAAGCACCCGACACAACCTAAGCAAAAAATCGCTCTAGTGCCTATTGGCTATCATACTAAGCCTGCAGTAGTGCGACTATCTAGTGATTTGGCAATCACTATCCAGCAAGCACCCTACAAACAAGAGTCCATCAAAGTCCTAGACAGCAGTAAAATCCACCCAAGCAAGAAAGAGCAAAAACGCATTGCCAAAGAGCGTGAAGAGGTATTAGCGATCTATAAACACAACCGCAAAGCCACCTACTGGACAAAGCCATTTGCCTATCCGGTAAAGCGCGTTACTATCACAAGCCCCTTTGGCGGTGCGCGTGTATTTAATGGCGAAGTGCATAGCTTCCATAGTGGGACAGATTTTCGAGCACCGCAAGGCACACCGATTTATGCGGTGAATGATGGGGTGGTGGTGCTGGCTAAGGATCGATTTATATCGGGAAAGTCGGTTGTGATTGATCACGGCAATGGGATTTATACGACATATTTTCATAATAGCAAGCTTTTGGTGCGTGCTGGAAAGTTTGTGCGCAAGGGTGAGAAAATCGCCCTAAGCGGTGCGACAGGCAGGGTAAGTGGAGCGCATTTGCATTTTGGCGTGGTGTGTAATGGCGTGCAGATTGATCCACTAGACTTCATCAAGCAAATCAACGCGCTTTTTGGCGTGTCTAGTAGTATTTAG
- the rsmH gene encoding 16S rRNA (cytosine(1402)-N(4))-methyltransferase RsmH, which translates to MRHIPVLMEQVASVFAPLRSYSNAVFIDCTLGLGGHSKMILELCPDLTLIGIDQDASAIALTRENLADFSDRLEILHTNFAQGFLQALDLAHAQNKRIAGVLADIGVSSLQLDTRERGFSFVSERLDMRMDTRLSRNASSIIAEFSPYALEELLRDYGQIVESKKMARIIKEFASTQPRDESGFYNARDLSELLSRHFPKHKIHPATLAFQALRIAVNDELTALQTLLESISQASTSPSLCGAIVGIISFHSLEDRLVKECFKTLSKSCICPNDALRCVCGDNHAKGTILTKKPLVASLEEVRANPRARSAKLRAFALQ; encoded by the coding sequence ATGCGACATATTCCTGTGCTTATGGAGCAAGTAGCTAGTGTTTTTGCGCCGTTGCGCTCTTACTCTAATGCCGTGTTTATCGACTGCACGCTGGGGCTTGGCGGACATAGCAAAATGATCTTAGAGCTATGCCCAGACCTTACACTCATCGGGATCGATCAAGATGCTAGTGCCATAGCACTTACTAGGGAAAATCTAGCTGATTTTAGCGATCGCCTAGAGATTTTACACACAAACTTTGCGCAAGGATTCTTACAAGCCCTAGATCTAGCACACGCCCAAAATAAGCGTATAGCAGGTGTGCTAGCAGATATTGGGGTAAGCTCCTTGCAGCTAGATACACGCGAACGGGGCTTTAGCTTTGTGAGTGAAAGGCTTGATATGCGTATGGATACGCGCCTATCGCGCAATGCCAGCTCTATCATCGCAGAATTTTCTCCATACGCACTAGAAGAGCTACTGCGCGATTATGGGCAAATAGTAGAATCCAAAAAAATGGCGCGTATCATAAAAGAGTTTGCCAGCACACAGCCGCGCGATGAAAGTGGATTCTACAATGCACGCGATTTAAGCGAGCTTCTCTCTAGGCATTTCCCTAAGCATAAAATCCACCCTGCCACGCTTGCTTTCCAAGCTTTGCGCATAGCAGTCAATGATGAACTTACTGCCCTACAAACCCTGCTAGAATCTATCTCTCAAGCTAGCACAAGCCCCAGCCTGTGCGGAGCTATTGTTGGCATTATCAGCTTTCATTCACTAGAAGATAGGCTTGTAAAAGAGTGCTTTAAGACTTTATCAAAATCCTGTATCTGCCCAAACGATGCCCTGCGCTGCGTGTGTGGAGACAATCACGCCAAAGGCACAATCCTAACCAAAAAGCCTCTAGTAGCAAGCCTAGAAGAAGTGCGCGCTAATCCACGCGCAAGATCGGCTAAACTTCGCGCTTTTGCGCTACAATAA
- a CDS encoding DUF89 domain-containing protein yields MQATQECLACLHKQARRTILHHIKTQAHITLPIPQAPPSCPPPKLAIDVYRAIGDFVAKMDLYHDQKIASIQKAKIALEQIKAHTDMPHTLESAIKLAALGNIIDYGSADEFDIESCLFDMDSMEFAIYDISNLKQRLASARELVYIGDNAGEDVFDSECIKLVMQLYPQLKVYYFTRGAPIINDITLQDLRDNHSPILEICEVVDSGVRSPGFLYDDASAYARGLYDRADVVLAKGMGNFECLEDKADPRVFLLFKIKCAVVANFLQHTQGKFVLKNLAPESI; encoded by the coding sequence GTGCAAGCGACACAAGAATGCCTAGCTTGCCTACACAAGCAAGCTAGGCGCACTATATTGCATCATATAAAAACCCAAGCCCATATCACTCTACCCATACCCCAAGCTCCGCCATCTTGCCCTCCGCCAAAGCTTGCGATAGATGTTTATAGGGCGATTGGGGATTTTGTCGCAAAGATGGATTTATATCACGACCAAAAGATTGCAAGCATACAAAAGGCAAAAATAGCACTAGAGCAAATCAAAGCACATACTGATATGCCACACACACTAGAATCTGCAATTAAGCTCGCAGCACTTGGCAATATCATCGACTATGGCAGTGCAGATGAATTTGATATAGAATCGTGTTTATTTGATATGGATTCTATGGAGTTTGCTATCTATGATATAAGCAATTTAAAGCAGCGATTAGCTAGCGCACGGGAGCTTGTATATATTGGCGATAATGCTGGAGAAGATGTGTTTGATAGTGAGTGCATAAAGCTTGTAATGCAGCTGTATCCGCAGCTTAAGGTGTATTACTTCACGCGTGGCGCACCTATCATCAATGACATTACTTTGCAAGATTTGCGCGATAATCACTCGCCAATTTTAGAGATATGTGAAGTGGTGGATTCTGGGGTGCGCTCGCCGGGGTTTTTGTATGATGATGCTAGCGCGTATGCTAGGGGTTTGTATGATAGGGCTGATGTGGTTTTGGCAAAGGGTATGGGGAATTTTGAGTGTTTAGAAGATAAAGCTGATCCTAGAGTGTTTTTGCTTTTTAAGATTAAGTGCGCGGTGGTGGCAAATTTTTTGCAACATACACAAGGTAAATTTGTGCTAAAAAATCTAGCCCCAGAATCTATATAG